Within the Acidobacteriota bacterium genome, the region CACGGAGTCGGGAGTCTGATGGGCGCCCTTCAGGGGGGGGCTCGCGATCTGGGACGGATCGGAATGGCCGCAGCGATGCGCAGAGCGGGGTTCCAGCCGCACGACGGACTCATCTACGAGACCCTGACCGAGCGGGGCGGGGTGTTGGTGGCCGTCGAAGATCCGGCCAGGGCGTCGGACGCTCTGGCGGTGATGCTGTCGTTCGGAGGTGGAAACGCCGCGATCGGCGCGTGGGCTGGCCGCGTCTAACCGTACGGACGTGCTGTCATCGAACGAAACAGATCAGCGAAGGCGGGCGTAGTTACTGGAGGGACGTTTGGTAGCGGTCTTGCATCGGAGGCAGTGACCGCCGCTGCGGTTCAATCAATGAAGCGGGTGTGCAGTCCATGTCCAAGCTGACGGCCAACACTCCGGCACCGACGAAGTCGGTCGGCCATGTGTCCGTGCAACTGGACCATCTGCACCCCCGACCGGTTCAGTTTTCGTTCGAGACCCAGGCTCCCCGCATGAGCGGATCTCTGGGGTTTTCGTTCGCTTTCCACACCATCATCGTCGCTGCGCTTCTGTACGTCGCTCTCGCGCCGGGGCCTCCCGTAGACCTCCGGAACCCTGCGTCTGTGATCGATGTGGTCTATCTCCAGCAGCCGGGGCCTGGCGGGGGTGGCGGAGGTGGCGGAAACCGAACGATCCAGCCGCCTCTCAAGAAGGTGGTGGTGCCGAAGCAGAAGAAGCCCGAGATTCAGCCCACCTTGATGCCGGAGAATGTCGTTCCGATGCCGGACTTCCTCGTGCCGGCCAAGTCCCTTGACGAGTCGGCTCCTGTCAACGTGGGAGGCAGCGGAACCGGCGGAGGCTCGGGGACTGGAACTGGGACGGGAATCGGCGGCGGTTCCGGATCGGGAATCGGAGACGGATGGGGCGGCGGCACCGGTGGCGGCGCGTACCGGCCCGGCAGCGGCATCGAGAATCCGGTTCTGAAGACGGAAGTCAAGCCGCGGTACACAGCCGAGGCGATGCGCGCCAAGATCCAGGGCGTGGTCTACCTGGACTGCGTGGTCAAAGCGGACGGGACGGTGGGGGAGTGCGGCGTCGTCCGTTCGCTCGACTCGACCTTCGGTCTCGATCAAGAGGCGGTCAAGGCGGCGCGCCAGTGGCGATTTACGCCGGGCAAGCGGTTGGGGCAGCCGGTGGCCGTGCTGGTCACCATCGAGCTCAGGTTCAATCTCTACTGACACACCGCATCGCCGAACGCCTGCCCGGTCCTGGGGCGACTGCTCTCGAACGGCTGTGCATGAACACAAGCGGCCCGGCGGGCGTTTAGCCCACCGGGCCGCTTCACTATCTGTCGCGATCGGTCTCGGAAGTGGTTCAGGCCGACTCCCGACTCCCGAACCCCGCTTGTCCGCCGAAGCCCTGCGAGAGGCTCTGGGCGGAGGCGGGAATCCCGCTCTTAGTACATCCCGCCCATGCCGCCGCCACCCGGGGGCATCGGATTGTCCTTCTTCTCTTCCGGAATGTCCGCCACGATTGCCTCGGTCGTCAACAGCAACGACGCGATCGACGAGGCGTTCTGGAGTGCCGAGCGCACGACCTTGGTCGGGTCGATGACGCCGGCCGCCACCAAATGCTCGTACTTGTCGGTCAGCGCGTTGAAGCCGAAGTCGTCCTGGCCTTCTCTGACCTTCTGCACGACGATCGAGCCTTCCTGTCCGGCGTTCTGGGCGATCCACCGCAGCGGCTCTTCGATCGCCCGCTTCACGATGTTGATGCCCACCTGCCTAACTGTTCTTGTTTTACCTGTTCTTCTTTTGGCAGTCGCTCTCTGATTTCGTAACTATTGAGACCATTGGGATGCTCTTTTAGCATTCTAAGAATTGCTAATGCAATCTTTCCAGGTTTTTTTTGTTCGCTCATATGGCCCCCTAAATACCCTATAGGATTCCTAAACCTTTGACCAACATACCAGATTCAGTCAGAGATTGGAAATTTTCCTCTTGGACCTGTAGGGAGAGAGGAATAATTATGATAAAATTAAAATATTTCGGAAGAAGGAACCATTGGCCACCCAACCTGTGAGTTTAACCTATGGATAGAACACGCAAATCTGGTTGTGAAAATAGATTCCCCTTGCTTAGTCTGTTTTGTGGGCCAGGCTGCTTAGATAAAGGGTTTGACCAGGCTTGGTTCAATACAGAGCTTGCTATCGATATTGATGAGGAATGTGTTAAAACATTTAAGGCTAATTTTCGTAAAAGTGTTGCACGAAAAGCAGATATTTCAATATTAAAAATCATTGATCTTGACA harbors:
- a CDS encoding energy transducer TonB; this translates as MSKLTANTPAPTKSVGHVSVQLDHLHPRPVQFSFETQAPRMSGSLGFSFAFHTIIVAALLYVALAPGPPVDLRNPASVIDVVYLQQPGPGGGGGGGGNRTIQPPLKKVVVPKQKKPEIQPTLMPENVVPMPDFLVPAKSLDESAPVNVGGSGTGGGSGTGTGTGIGGGSGSGIGDGWGGGTGGGAYRPGSGIENPVLKTEVKPRYTAEAMRAKIQGVVYLDCVVKADGTVGECGVVRSLDSTFGLDQEAVKAARQWRFTPGKRLGQPVAVLVTIELRFNLY
- a CDS encoding DNA cytosine methyltransferase — its product is MDRTRKSGCENRFPLLSLFCGPGCLDKGFDQAWFNTELAIDIDEECVKTFKANFRKSVARKADISILKIIDLDNMIVHEIKPFGVIGGPPCQSFSVSNVFQKEDDPRHSLPENYALLLRKLNERNPI